The Triticum dicoccoides isolate Atlit2015 ecotype Zavitan chromosome 6A, WEW_v2.0, whole genome shotgun sequence genome has a window encoding:
- the LOC119316244 gene encoding probable receptor-like protein kinase At1g80640 gives MRSMPASPLPLLAPSTFYLFVIFLLPLLCCPLAANGGGAPPPMASSPAAAAASTAVGDLASSNGSVAAPPAAAAPAPFVLTVEAEETHQHLRRQIIIAVVLASIAGVMIVLAVLFACIAWRRYRRAPDDFKDTQSTDTQRIALVPILNRFNSFKATKKGLVAMMEYASLEAATGNFSESNVLGVGGFGCVYKASFDGGFVAAVKRLGCEGQEYEKEFENELDLLQRIQHSNIVSLVGFCIHQENRFIVYELMVNGPLETQLHGPSHGSALSWHIRMKIALDTARGLEYLHEHCNPPIIHRDLKSSNILLDSDFNAKISDFGLAVTSGNRSKGNLKLSGTLGYVAPEYLLDGKLTEKSDVYAFGVVLLELLLGRRPVEKMAPSQCQSIVTWAMPQLIDRSKLPTIIDPVIRDTMDRKHLYQVAAVAVLCVQPEPSYRPLITDVLHSLIPLVPMDLGGSLRINPESPCATQNQSLC, from the exons ATGCGGTCAATGCCGGCGTCTCCATTGCCGCTCCTGGCCCCCTCCACCTTCTACCTCTTCGTCATCTTCTTGCTGCCGCTGCTCTGCTGCCCGCTCGCGGCCAATGGAGGAGGGGCTCCGCCGCCCATGGCTTCCTCTCCGGCGGCTGCGGCCGCGTCCACGGCCGTCGGCGACCTCGCCTCCTCGAACGGCAGCGTCGCTGCTCCTCCGGCGGCCGCGGCGCCTGCTCCCTTTG TGCTCACAGTGGAAGCGGAGGAAACGCACCAACATTTGCGCAGGCAGATTATCATCGCCGTCGTCCTCGCCTCCATCGCCGGGGTGATGATCGTCCTCGCCGTGCTTTTCGCCTGCATCGCGTGGCGGCGATATCGCCGAGCCCCAGACGACTTCAAGGACACCCAAAGCACAG ATACCCAAAGGATAGCATTGGTGCCAATCTTGAACAGGTTCAACTCATTCAAGGCTACCAAGAAGGGCCTTGTGGCGATGATGGAGTACGCGTCGCTGGAGGCGGCGACGGGCAATTTCAGTGAGAGCAATGTGCTCGGGGTCGGTGGATTCGGGTGCGTGTATAAGGCCAGTTTTGATGGAGGGTTTGTCGCTGCAGTGAAGAGGCTGGGGTGCGAGGGACAGGAGTATGAGAAAGAATTCGAG AATGAGCTGGATTTGCTTCAGAGGATTCAGCATTCGAATATAGTGTCCCTTGTGGGCTTCTGCATTCATCAGGAGAACCGCTTCATTGTTTATGAGCTGATGGTGAATGGACCACTGGAAACACAACTTCATG GACCATCACATGGATCAGCTCTAAGCTGGCACATTCGGATGAAGATTGCTCTTGATACAGCAAG GGGATTGGAGTATCTTCACGAACACTGCAATCCACCAATTATCCATAGGGATCTGAAGTCGTCTAACATACTTTTGGATTCAGATtttaatgcaaag ATTTCAGATTTTGGCCTTGCAGTGACAAGTGGAAATCGCAGCAAAGGGAATCTGAAGCTTTCCGGTACTTTGGGCTATGTTGCCCCTGAGTACTTACTAGATG GGAAGTTGACCGAGAAGAGCGATGTATATGCATTTGGAGTAGTACTTCTTGAGCTTCTTTTGGGCAGGAGGCCAGTTGAGAAGATGGCACCATCTCAGTGCCAGTCAATTGTTACATGG GCCATGCCCCAGCTGATTGACAGATCCAAGCTCCCTACCATAATCGACCCTGTGATCAGGGACACGATGGATCGGAAGCACTTGTACCAA GTTGCTGCAGTGGCTGTGCTCTGCGTGCAGCCGGAACCAAGCTACAGGCCACTGATCACAGATGTTCTCCACTCTCTGATTCCCCTGGTACCCATGGACCTTGGAGGGTCGCTGAGGATCAACCCGGAGTCGCCTTGCGCGACACAAAATCAATCTCTGTGCTGA